TCACTAACCAACAaagcataaattaaaattggctTTTTCAGTATAACAGCAATAAGGAAATTCATACCACATATTCTTTTAGTCACTAACACATCTACCTGTTAGTTGAATTATGTTGGATTTATCAAAtagatggtttttttttttttttttttttttaagaaaaagggGATTGTGTTTCTTTCCTGCCCTTAATAATTAtgataattagttttttttttttttgagaaatgaTAATTAGTTTTTCTTGTAATTAATATTATGTTAAAAGATATATAGCTGCCATAGGGAAGTGTTTCTCAATTATTTCTAGACATGTGGGCTGAGGctgtctctctcttttttttttttttttcccctcttcaGTGGACACAattctgttttttgttttttttttttttcatttcaattcaaaccctatcatatatataatagaaagtaaagtaaaaggaaaaagaaaaacaaaatatattaatctaGGGTTTTGTCTTTTTGCTTAATTGTATAGATCTTTAAAAAGATTGTGTTTTAAGGCCAAAACAACAACCCTAATAAATAGTTTTGACTGCTTCTGTTTCTTTTCCTGATCATGGAAgagagaaagggaaaaaaaaagccCTAGATTCTACTACAGAACCCAGAAacagaaagaaaataaaattggcaaaaatatttatattctttttacactaatttgtttcttatttttcattcatcaatttcttgattcttcaagctcacttttttgtaaaaaatttcaattcatACATATATGATCTATATACAAGCACTTAAAAGAACATATTATTCTCAAAAATTCAAACCACTAAATTGGGATATATAATTCCTttcaagaaaaaacaaaaacccacCAAACATCAATTCATATTCAAAATCTCCTCAAGATCTCTAACAAATAATATCATAGAAATTAACATCCTCCTATACTTCTCatcataattataaatattaacaatttgaaaatatttaaggaatcaaaataaaaaagaaagctaACCCGAACATAGCTCAACGATCATAACCAATGAAGATTCAAATCTACAAAATCACCTCAAGatcaaaagaaggaaaaaaaaccctCTACTAAATAATACCATAGAGATTAACATACTCCAATACTTATATCATAATCATAAATATTTACCTAGAACAtatggaaataaaataaaaagtcaaCTTGAACATAGCTTAAGATCATTTGcgagagaaaaaagagaaaaaccttCTATAAGGTTCAAATCTTCATCTCGATGTTtgcaataattcaaaattaaaaatagagaGACTACAATTCTTTTCTCatacacaatatatatatttatatatatatatatatataagaatttCAAGTTGTAGGATTTTGATGATCATGAGTTGCTGAAGAATTAGTAACTTTTTGCTTTggcctttttctcttcttctcatAACTAACACCTCTTGCTTTCGCTTGAAAATCACGAACTTCCCTTAAATACAAACGAACCGCTCTTGCTCCAAACGGATTTCCCTCCGCCCGACCGCCGTTCTCTTCATAAGCTGCCCGGAGCCGACCGATCAAGGCGTCTAAGCTGCCCCACGCTTGTCTCAGCGGGCACGGGCAGGGGGCAGGTGGGTTGGGCAGCCCGAAGAAGGGGCAGGTTTGGTTGTGTACTTTCGTCTTCCCGAACTGATCTAAGTACCGGAGGAATTCCAGCACGTGAGCGCCGCTGCACATCTGAAGAGCCAACGGCGGCCGGTGGTTCCGGAGGTATTGACAAAACGTGTTCCAATCTCTCCGTTTTTGATTCTCGTACCGGCTTGGTGTGGCGGCAGAGGCGGAGGCGGTGGGTGGTGCGGTGGCGGCGACCGTGGCAGTAGTGGTATAAGTAGTAGGAGGATTGGATGATGATTCTGAAAACAAATccatctaaaaaaatatatatcaatgaaagtaattgaaaaagaaagagaaatgagGAAACGTTTATAAAGATTGAAACTTTTTGTTATCGGTGTGAGGAAGATCTCATCTTTTAGGGTTTTGAAGAGAACCCACTTctcattttagggtttttttttttcttttttcaactaAGAAGTGGGTTTTAATTTGCATGGCAAGAAGAgatgatcaagaagaagaacaatgTGAAGGGGGAGGTGATCATAAAGGGATTAACGTCATTGATgatcataaaattgaaagtgagaattttttttttaaaaaaaaaaaaaaaccaaaacaataGAAGAAAAATAGCCCAAAATAGCCCAAAATCCAACAACTTTGATCAAAATGACTTCTTTTCcaaaaacatgtttttgtttTGGGGGTTGTTTTTGATATTGTGTTTCTTAGAAGAAGAGGATAGAAGGGGAAAAGGGTGAGTGATGAGAGAGTTTTATGGTATGAAGAGAGGGAAATGGGGAAATTAttagagaagagagagagattttgtttttgaagaGAGAAGGAAGTGAAAGAAAACTGAGAGTTAAACAGTGAGGAGAGAGAGGAAATTAAAGGTTAAAATGAGGAGTAAAGGTTAAGAGTGGGAACAGTAGTAAATAGGCATAAAATGACAAATTTTAGCAGTGAAAAGAGTTGATGGTGACCATTGGTAAAAGGACACTTGTGCTGTCACCCACTCACTCTTTGGCGCGTGTATTaacaacttttttatttttttattattatttttttttaattttgtaagtaCAAGAGTTTATACTTTTCTAGGTTGTTAGGACACTTGGGGAAGAGTATTATAATGatgtattatattttaaaggctatatatttgagaaaattaatcaAGTAGTTGATGTACTTAATTGAGCTAGTTTGATATCCACGTGTCTCAATGATAAATTCGTAATTTAAGAAATAGATTAATggtaatttataataaaagaagagTTGTATATAGTATTTGTCATATTGTATTTCGATACTTAAGTATTTAGAAATTTTTGGATGTAGTAAGAGTTTAAAGAATGAAATCAGTTCACTCTTTAGATTCTTTTGATAAAAGTGAAAATAAGATATTTAAAAGGAGTTTGACTTAAGgttcttttgttttctattgAGATTTAAAATTCAGAAAGCAAATTGAGATAATCGAGGGTTTTGGACGAGAAATCTACAAGAAGTAGACCCCCATAATGATGCTTTGCATTATATCTCAAGGCTTGCGATTCAGTTGATTGGTCGTCTCTGTCGGTATATTTGACTCAGTTTTCTTCGAATTTATCCGtagtttctcttttcttttcttagctTGTTCCTTAAGTTAAAAATTGTCTTATCGCAAAGTTTAATAGCGATTTAAAATGAGTCTTGGAAACTAATGGACAAATacgtaatttattttaaaaagagcaTAAACGCATATAAATATACTTTTGAATGcaagaatataaaataaatgcattgagtaatattaattataaaactaCAATAAACCATACTATGTATAGAACTCTATGTAACaatttgaaaacatataaacaaaataaCGAAACTTAAAGGTTGGAAAGCACTTCTGGTTCTAAAGtttgtaacaatttattgaGTGGATAAATATCATAAAGTTAAAGTGAAAATTGACGCGATTGAAAGATATTACATGACATCGTTTACCACATTATTTACGTAAATTGACATGATAACTAATgtgtaaatattaattatgtaaatGATTTGATGTTTCTCCTTCAAACAAAGAAAGAATGCTTAAAAACTATcctaacaatatatatatatattggaaatGGCAAAGAAAAGTTGGAAGGAATCATAAACGAtgagtttttcctttttttttttttttttttttttttttttttttttcttttttttttttttttttttttttttttttttgttaaaatgcaaattaagaacaaataaatgaaagtaatgaataataaattcatTAAATTGGGAAAAAAAGTGAATATTGAACCTTTTTGAAATGTGAATTACTTAGAAGAATACATAATGAGAAATATATACCAATACTATGTTAGTGGGAATCAATCAAGATATTTGGGAAATTCTTTGTCAACCACTTAATTTCCTCCCAACCAAAACTTATTACATCAACAAAAGCATTTCCCACCTTTTTTTATATTGAAAAAAGAATTCTAACAAACTAAACATTATCTTCTTTCCTCAGAAAAATtcagagaatatatatatatatatatatttgtccaCTAATTACAATTAAACTCTACGTAGAAACTATTTTAGAAACAATATTTAGTTAACCAAATAAGTTATTAAAGAAATTTTGTTCTAGAAACaaatagaaaatgttttaaaaactgtttaaaatagtaataatagtAATTAATTTCCGAAACTGATAATACTACATTATTGTAACAGAGGAGATTTAAATATATCATCAGACattaattacaaactacaaggtGTGACATTCCAAAAGGcaccaaatttcatttatttatttatttttccatttttgatCAATGAAGAGGGAAAAAATCTCATTAGTTAGAAGTTAAGAAACAGGCTATTCTATTTGTACACCTGGAAATATTAACCCTAGATGTAGGGCTGCCCTTAACAACATGGGGAATACCCTAAAATAGGGAACACAACTTCATTTTTAGTGCCCTATTTACATAGGTATCTTCTATTACCAAAAATTTTTccataaaagaaaatgttttaggTTGGTTGATTTGTACAAATTTGGACACAAGAAAAACCTAccacacataaatatattattaattatctcCCCCCATTTCaagtcattttaattttttttcttcaaatgataataataataataacgacTAGAAAATTGTAGAGATAAATACTAAGATTGTGAATCTATACTAGAAAATTGTAGAGATAAATACTAAGATTGTGAATCTATGAGATTGATTAATAACACATGTTTTAAGCAGTTGAGTTAGTCGAATTTGAAGAGTGATTGGAGGTAGCTTAACTAATGATGTAACAGAAAtttgaaggtttttttttttcttaagaggGCATTAGCTTCATAATCAatggttttatatttttatcaacatttTCATATGACTGTTGATTGAAAATTGACACAAGAGATAAATCGATATTTCTATTATGACGTAGAAAAACCAATgaatatagtaaaaaaaatccacaaaatTACTGGTAAAGTAAACTTAATATTCGTAATAAgaagtttataaacttaatattCGTAATAAGAAGTTTatacttattttgaaaaaagataAGTTGTGCcttcattaatttaaatatattatagttaTCAAAGTTGATATTTCTACAttgacatttaaaattttacctatacgtaaagaaaaagtattttggttaaatatatatctttattatatataaaaaagattcttactctatttttttttaatacactaAATTTGTAGTGTGTGTATATATGAAAATTGAAATGCAATCTTCTACTTCTTGCATTCTTATTTCTTTCCACTTTGGAATAAGGCTTTTTTTAGATTACTTTGGGATAAGTTGGAACAAGATTTAGTGGATTCCTTtagtagtagtagtaataataataataataaatattactattactgttattgttgttattactATCCTTATACCATTAATCAAAAGTTTCATATTCCTTTATCcactttggaaaaaaaaataatgtaattcCTGCTTCCACATGGTCCAATGAAAAAAATTTGCTATAACATTTTCTGGCCTCTCTTATTCTATATTGCTTAGAAGGTTAAAACTAAGGCCAGCTAGCAAAATAAAATTAGAGGCTAAGGATGATAAAATCACCACATTATccacaaaattatattttgattaaAGTAAACACCATTGATAAAGGGGGAAACAACAAACAACTTCTGAGTTACTCTTAAAACAAGTTCATAACACCAATGTGAAGATAGTTTACTGTAATGATGCTTCAGAGATTAATCTTTtatatacaaactatttacagagcACAGAGAAATTACATCGACTCGAGAACGGGTGTCGTTTATCTACACGCCATTTTCATTTGTAATTGCTCCAGTCATTGCTTGCTGTGACATAGaatgagaggaattaaattttACTTTAGTCCATATGGTtcacatttatttcatttaaaataccAAACTttgaaatgttttattttaacatttatgCTTTAGCTTACTCGTCCAATAAATGACGTTAAAACACTTGTTTCATTCAGATATGAGATATCCACCGGTcaaaaaaaggaacaaaataTGTGTTCTATGTTAAGTTTCAACTgcataatttattgaaagttGACCATAAGAATCAAAACCAAAACGATATAAACAAGAAAGCTCAAAGatcaaaaatataattttaaaagaaaattgcaaaCAGCTTTTGATGGTGTTTTAGTTTTGATCACCTGGAAACAGGATAAGGTGTATTGTATGTCGGTTGCTGAAATTTGGTGGTGAAGAACAATTCTAACCCTGAAAACACAAGATATTAGCATATATATTTTAGACAAAGTGGTAAACCAAGTTCCATCTCAAATATTTTCTTGTTCAGATCGTTTGAGTGTCCATCACAAACTTCTAACACGAGTTTGTCTTCAAAAGTGTCAGAACAACGAGATGTAAGAGCTACAGGAAAAAGAACCTTGATGAACTTTCTGGCAATAAAAGTATGCCATGTTCTTCCAAGATTTCGCCTAGCTTTTCCCCTGTTATTGTTGAGTCTTTTTTTATATCTACAAATATCTGGTAATATAGCGAGGTGGAAAGCAAACATAAAGATTAATGTCAATATAGATTGGAAAATAGACTGCaagaaaaaagaattttgaaGCATGAACTAGAAAAAGGGCTGCTGCTATTCTGTCTAATTTTCACTGTTCTAAGAGCCCTTTTAGATCATACTCagatttcaaaaacaaaataacaattCCCTTTATAGAAAGAAAATACTCTTCTAAGTTTATGATATTTTCCTAGGATCTTAAGAACGCTTTTCTGAAGTCAATTACATGACAGAAGATTATTAGTAAACAAacctaaatttcaaaagttggaaataaaaaacaaaatcattatcatACAGATTTATAATCCATCAAACCAAGTTTTCAATTTAAAGATCCTATTGATATATCCAGGAGGTTGAAATCTCAAAGATGAGAAGTGTCCATCCATCATTTTACCTTAATCACATAGCaggaaaaatgagaaaaaagaaGAGGGTGATAAATAATGATTGATGtaagcaaaaataaaaatttaagagcAGTGTATAAACAATTAACTTACTATATTTGTTTCAACCAAATGGCTTTCCACTTGCAATCCTTTGATTTCCTTTAATCCATCTGCACAGCTCACAAGTCACAACCCCCCCACCAAAAAGGAAACATGGAAAGAAAAACAGAGGAAAATGCAATGTCCATAAGCTTGCAAGGAAGAATCCAGAACAAATAAATGAGAGTGTGAGGAAGAAATATAATTGCCAGAGAGGACGTTTTACCAGCCAAAATCTTAGCATTCTCATGATCTCCCTCAAGTTTCACAATATTCTCTTGTATTGCAACCAATGCTGCAGCACAAAGAATACCAACCTGTCTCATCCCACCTCCCAATGTTTTCCTCAGCCGTCTTGCCTGGAATGAAAGAACGGaaagttttaattaaacaagttctTAAAAAGCACTGGCAGTCAAGTTTAAGAGCAGAATGTGAATATATACATACCTTGGTAATGAATGCTTTTGAACCAACGATGACAGAGCCAACAGGAGCTCCCAAACCCTTAGATAGACATACCTGGTTCAAAATTTCAGTGAAGCAGAGATTCAATTAACAAAAGTATGCATTAGCAATGCTTCTACACTTCAGTTGAAGACAAGGAGGGATAATTTTAGGAAtgtatatgaaatattaaatgtatCCATACTTATCAAGCTCAAACTTTTGGATTTAACAGGTGATTTAATAGATACCTTGAAATTGCCAGTATTATATGTTATCTGTTTTTAAAAACGGATGAACAAAACAAGGGaatgaaattttaataatgaaAATGACTAAGAATAGCGAAGCAGAGTGGGTAACTATACCGATACAGAATCAGCTGCTTGCACAAGCCTGTTAACAGGAACGCCAAGTGCCTGGATAGACAAAAGCAATGGATTAATGGTTATTGTCAATGAAGTTTCAGGAAGAAACGAAATCTAAATGATCCCACTCCTTGAGCATGTGAACTGTGAAGGCTAGAGATTCCCCAAATGATACATATGCAGTGGCATTGCCCATTTTGGAGTATGCTTTGTTAATTGTTGAACTTTAGGCATGCAAAATGTTATTAGAGCAAGGTAAAAATGACAAGTGAAGGAACAAAACATATAAGAAATACAGATTTTACGTGGAAAATCATTTCAAggacaagaagaaaaaaaggataCATCTACAGGAGAAGAATCAATTATAATAGAACAATTCGGTACAAGAGTTTTCAGTGATAGTAGCTATTACAAACATCTGTTTTTCTCACTTTAAATATCATACCATAGGCTTCTTGAATCAAGAAATGGTACGATACTTAAACCCTAAGCCATAAAGGATTTTGGTCAGTGATCACCCATTTTAAAAACATACAATTCTAATCAAATGCAGATCAATGTATTCATCATCTTTAGTGAGATCATCATCCAAGGGACTAAGTACACCCATAGCCCTATACAGATTATTCTTCCTAGATATAAATATCCAGGCAACTCGCCTATTCTCATGGGACAACCACTTGACCTATTACAATTGATTGCTAAAAGAACTTATAGGATATATTAAATCCTAAGTGTGTGACCACTATAGCTTGAACTCATTTCCTGCCTAGTATTACAACCCTATACAAATTGGCAAACCAAAAGGAATATCACTAATATTTATCAATAGTTATAGAACCAGGGGTGCATACACTTTTGACCAAATTATCTTTCCTGATGATTGAAGAGCAACTTGAATTTAACACTCGACTTTGAGCACAATTGAACAAAAGATGCAGATTAAGGTTGCCAAATACCAGAAGGCATCAATCCttgtaattataataattattattaaggTGTTTGGTCACTCTACATACAACTGAGGCATTGAAAATACGAGCACCATCAATGTGAAGCTTCAAGCCATGCTTCTTAGCTAATTCTCCAACCCTGTCTGTATACTCCACAGAGAGGCATCTACCTCCACAGCTGCATTATAGAAAAAATACTCAAGCATGAAGTCTTGATGATAAGTAAGAAAGGTCTAATCAAAAGAATCACTAATGAGTTTGGTATGATCTTAGGGATGATGAAAAGTACTAGTGGCCAATTAGAAGTACTTCCATGGTATTTGgccaaataataaagtttaatttaaaataaaataaaataaactataataattaaaattaaaaaaaaaaaaccctaaatacCAATTCTTTCATAAAAGTTTTAAAACCTACTCCTTGAAGTAGAAATCCTAAAGAAAGTCAAATAGAAATTGGGACTTGAAATGGTGAAACAGGGTGACCTAACACAGTGTGGCTATCCAAATTTTCCTTCTAAGTCGTCATCAAACAATTTCTATTTGACACTCAGTAGAAATTTTACTCCAACAGTAAATTTGAAACGTGTATAAAATGTCAAGGATACTATTGcaacttttaaaaacaaagGGCAAAGCTCAGGGCTATGTTTTATAATATAGCCAGACTTCTAAgttatgttttatatataactTGAAAGCAGTTTTAAGTGAATAAAAACattcaaaatgtttccacttAAAAGCACTATTCCCAAAGCCATCCCAACACTCATTAAAACTAACAAAAATACAGTAGCGGTAGAATAAATTATCAGAAACGACCAAGAAAACGAGTCCTTAGACTCCTTACTTAGCATGTGAGTTTTCCAAGCAGATAAGCCTAGTAGTTGGAAACACAAGCTCTCCTCTAGGGTCTCTAATGGCAGCTTCAATCAAATCCAAGTCCATAGTTCCATCTCCATTATTCCTAACAGTCCTAGGATGAACCCCTCCAATAGTTGCAATACCTCCATTCTCATAAATATGGATATGAGAATTATCCCCAAGAATAACCTCAGAGCCCCTAATCTCACAATGAACAAGAACACTAATGAGGTTCCCCATAGTGCCGGAAGGCACAAAAAGAGCCGCCTCCTTCCCCATGATCTTAGCCATTTCTGTTTCTAAACGGAGGGCAGTTGGGTCATATTTCAATACATCATCATCAACCTCGGCGCTCGCCATCGCAGCCCTCATCGCTTCGGTTGGTTTGGTGACGGTGTCTGAACGAAGATCGACAGTCTTCGTCACCATTTTAGGAAGAAAGCTGATAAAACAAACAATAACGGGTAAAAATCAGTTCGGACAAAATGGGGTTTCTATTCTATCTTTgatttttcacaaattttatCCATTGTTTAAAGAAACCCATCTCGTCAAATGAtctgaagcaattgaaaagcaGTTTAAAAACCCCTCAAAAGAAATTAGTACCTGTTTTCGATACTGTTTCTGTTGTCTGCGAGCTCTGtttcttggaagaagaaaatGGGTTGGGGATTAATCCAAATTCTCAGGAGGAAAAGGAACAGTGAGCAGTTCGTCTACTTGTTTAAGTTTCTAcgtaaaagaaaacaatatatATGAATAATGGGATTCTGAAGGGTTCAAAGGGATCAAAACCCCAAGAAGGAAGCTGGCGAGATAATTACAGAGAGAAGTATGGTCAACGGTAcgaaaaattttaaagaaacttGGTGCCACATCATTTGATGTGATCTCCACATACTCACCACATCATCATATTGGAGTGGGTAAGAAACAGAACAAAAAGGAATCtatatataataaacaaatatttagGTGCATGAATGCTAGGAAAAATTTCATATCCTTATGGAAAAATCTTGTTGATTAAGTTATTGt
This DNA window, taken from Benincasa hispida cultivar B227 chromosome 6, ASM972705v1, whole genome shotgun sequence, encodes the following:
- the LOC120080180 gene encoding protein LIGHT-DEPENDENT SHORT HYPOCOTYLS 1-like, encoding MDLFSESSSNPPTTYTTTATVAATAPPTASASAATPSRYENQKRRDWNTFCQYLRNHRPPLALQMCSGAHVLEFLRYLDQFGKTKVHNQTCPFFGLPNPPAPCPCPLRQAWGSLDALIGRLRAAYEENGGRAEGNPFGARAVRLYLREVRDFQAKARGVSYEKKRKRPKQKVTNSSATHDHQNPTT
- the LOC120080521 gene encoding probable low-specificity L-threonine aldolase 1, producing MVTKTVDLRSDTVTKPTEAMRAAMASAEVDDDVLKYDPTALRLETEMAKIMGKEAALFVPSGTMGNLISVLVHCEIRGSEVILGDNSHIHIYENGGIATIGGVHPRTVRNNGDGTMDLDLIEAAIRDPRGELVFPTTRLICLENSHANCGGRCLSVEYTDRVGELAKKHGLKLHIDGARIFNASVALGVPVNRLVQAADSVSVCLSKGLGAPVGSVIVGSKAFITKARRLRKTLGGGMRQVGILCAAALVAIQENIVKLEGDHENAKILADGLKEIKGLQVESHLVETNIIFVDIKKDSTITGEKLGEILEEHGILLLPESSSRVRIVLHHQISATDIQYTLSCFQQAMTGAITNENGV